Genomic DNA from Pygocentrus nattereri isolate fPygNat1 chromosome 11, fPygNat1.pri, whole genome shotgun sequence:
CAGTTGACAAAGTGTATGTGTTTGCAGGTTCTGGATGTAACCAAGGCTCAGTGTGTGAAAGAAAAGCTGCCAGTCAACTGACCCAAAGGGCTGGAAAATAGTGCATACATGCATGATAAACGTTTTGGTGGACCACATCAAAATACTGTGAATGTGGCATTCCGCACAGTAAGCCATACAAAACAAGCATACATTAAATCCTGAAAACATAGCCCAGTGTTTCATAATGCATAACTTCAGGCTTATAGCAAACTCAAATGAATGTCAAGCACACCTTAAGCATAGATCACCTGCagaaaatgctcttttgacaaATCCCTGATTAAGTATATAACAATGACTACAGATGGGCTCATTTCGTACGCACTACATACACTCCTATTACAGCAACAGTAGGCTATAACGCAGGTCACTGGGAAAGGCAAGTGCTTAACTAGGACAGTAATAagtcattttcatatttcaaacTGCCTGCAGGTGTACATGTGTCAGTGCCTTAGATAAGTTTTGCATATTCGCACTCAGTGATAGAGGTCAACAGGCCAAACTAAACTGATATGAAATCTTGATTCCACATATACATAAATGTGAAAGTAAATGCTTGGGATAATATCTCTCTTGGGCATTAATATAAAAATCAGCTCTAAACCTTCTGATGAAATAGTGATTTCCATAGCATTGAACAGCCAGAATAACTATATAGTCAAATCTCCTTTCGTCCAAGTCACTTTAAGGAATGTTCGTGGGAAATAACTGCAGCAGGCGTCATGTATTCATGTTATCTTACAAAATTTATTTGCGAAACTTAGTTGACAACAGCGACAAAATGGCTCAGAAGCATGATGGACCCTGTTTTCAGGGTGAATGCTACATCAAAAAGCTAAGCTACAATTCTGAttgcaaacaaagaaaaattaaacaaaagacATCTACAtggaaacataaataaattaagttAAAACGTTCTTTACAATATActttgtatatttacaaaaacaacaaacggCTGGCCCCAAGgccttctgtccctctctctctttaaagcTTTATTTGTTTCACCAATGTAGTTAGTTGGCCTATTTTCTACACTGAGGTCCCAGTGAAATAAGCTTTGGTGAAGCAGTTGCACCTTCAGATCTTGTCAGAAAGTTAAGTTCTCTCGCTGCTGTACAAACGCAATTGTTAACTAATAAAGACCCCCTACAAGGACTTGGTCAACCGGTTTTAAGAAAATTGCAGTTGAatattaaaagtgaaaataatctGAACAGAGAACTACAAACAAGATGGTCACGCATGAACAGTAGGACACATTTCTGTTAACATTCCTTCAAGAAACACTCTTTGAGGCTCTCGTGGGGGGTctttaactgtaaaaaaaaatggctgGATTACATTCAGTTACATGTAAGTAGAAAACCAACTCAAGAATTTCACATTTCAATGCTCAGGGTTCCTGCAGAAAAACTTCAAGGACATCAAATTAAACACAACTGGGTGATATGATTGTATAGCTGTTAGTTAGGTTAAGTAACTTGacagtaaaaagaaaacagcaggtCCACAGTGTGGAAACCAGCAGGCCCACAGCTCGGCCTACAACAAACGAACCTGAGCTACAGGTGTAGTGTAGGTTAGGTATTAAATCACACAGACAACTGATTTCACTGTCTGTAACAATCCTATTACAGAACCACAGTTTTGCTACATGTCTCCCGCGGTTTCTAACGCGAGGACCGATGGGCTTCACTGCAACAGTCCCGAGGCTGACATATTTGGCTCGTCACGCGAAGAAGCTCCCTCCTTCATGAACTCATCGTCCTCTGGATTTTCCAGCCACAAAGGGCAGAGAAGTCCCCTCTTTCTCCCGCACAGCAGCTTCGCAAAGACCTGTAAAACAGAAGAGCAGCGGGTCCTCGGTCAGTACGGACGTACACAGTCGGCAGTGGCGCTCTATCTCTGCCTGCTGTAGCGCTGAGTGACCGCTGGAGCAAAGCGGAGAAATCACAGCGCCTCCCTCTGCCACCCTCACCACTCCTGCGGACTTTCCCGCCACAGTGACGCGCGCGCTCCCCTCCCCCAATCCGCTGCCACCACACCTAGCCGGTCGCCATGGCGCCGCGAGCGAGTCACTCAGCTCAGATAAACAGCGGCGCTCCACACATGACAACGGCAAAACACCACTAGACGCCCcgaaacaaacaacacaaagccGTAAAGTCCACACATTTACCCCTGCACACCTTCATCTGATCCGTTTTCGTGGCGTTTGGTCCTCGGCGGCCGGAGGGAGGGACTTTCGGCTGATACGTTCGCACCGCGTCGTTCCGCCGCTGTTCCTACGCTTTACATAAaaatctgggggaaaaaaacagtattttgctTTAGTTTAACCTGCGGTTCAACTTCAGCGTTGTTATTTATGGTCTCAGTCTTCCGTCCTACCTGTAATGAGGGTCGTGTTCAGTGCTGACGAGGGTCTTTTCCTCAGGACGCCCCTGCAGGTCAGCCTTCCTGCGAGGGTTCTGCTGCCTGAGCTCTTCTCCGGGGCTGTTCTCTCTGAAGACCCAGCGCGGAGCTCCCTAAAGCTCTCTCTTCTGTTCGAGTCAAAgtccttctcttcttctctgggCCGCTGTGCGGGTGTCTGGCTCGCCTTCTCAGCCCTGCTCCTCTTGCCCACTCGCACGCACTCCTGATAGAAAGCGGGCGAGGTTTCTCCAGGCGTTTCCTCCCACTCGTACTCCCCTGGCAGCGGCACTCCTGCGCCGAAGTTGAAGTTCCACCTCCTCTGGTCGCGCTCGGCGATCTCATGGAGCTTCTCCTTCATCTCGCGGTTCAGCTCTTCGTGGTCCACGGGGCCGAAAAGGCTTCGGCACACTCTGGCGTGCGGCGGTGGCGGCGTGTCCCTGCGGATCAGAGGGAAGCtcctggaggaggaggaggaggaggaggccaGTGTCCCCAAAATACTGCGGCTGCCGCTGGAAAACTGAGCCGTGGACATCGTGGCTTTTCAGAGCTAAAACTGAGAGAAAAGCTGATATATGAGCCCCAGAGGGACCAGAAACGTGTCCAGGGTCTATGAACGAATCTCAACCCCCACCACGCGCTCCAAGCTGACCGTTACTGTGCAGCACTGAAGGATTGTGATTTAAAGTCCCCTTGGCTGTGCAGGTACGTGTAGCTCCATAAGGACCCTCCCCTTCGGGCAGAGCACCGCCCTCGCTGCGCTCTCATTGGCCTACAGCTCCTTTGGGATGGCGCCAAGCAGTGAGCGGCTCATGATTTGTGTTTTAGGTGGTGGGGGTTTGGAGGGTCGTTTGAAGCTGCTGAATTGTTGAGCAGCGTTTTTTTTTACTCGGCCCATCCCCCCTCGCCCCCAGGCCGAGTTTACAACCGGCTGAACACAACAGCGCAATCGATAGTTTTCAGCAGGACTCAGTAACGGTTTAAATCAAAGCTCAAAGCACGTCCATTTTCTCCACGAGAAACCCGAGAGGAGAGACTCCTGGCTTATTAAACGGTTCACAGGACTGAACACTTCAGCTGACCTAGTTACAGTAGAAGGGTTTTCTAATTAACGTATCAGGATCTGGTCTTGAATATATGCTTTCACTGATGTGAGGACCTATTGAAAGACTTCTGCACCCCCAGAGCTGATTAGAACCAGAGGACTTTGCTTTCTAATGAGAATTGATTTCGTGCCTAACGTTTGAGACCGAGTTTCCCGTAGGACACCTTTAGGTCCCATTAGGAGACCATCAGATGCGTCTACAATCAGTTTCAGACCACCCGATAAATTATTAAGATCTTTTACACTGTGATACCAACCCATCAGGagaactcaaaaacacatcTGGGGGCTTCAGTGTGGAGCCTCATGCGCTACAGCAACTCTTCAGTGGGTGGGCTTGATGCACCCTGTCCTGACCTACTGGTGTCTGGTAGTAGAGACTAAAAGCCTTAACAAGATCGCCCTCTACAGGCAATTTGCTAAATCGCTGAAAGACGTATTAAATTCCATCGTCTGAAATCCATTATATGTACTTtgagatgttttgttttgttatatctTTCATTTATGGGCTTcatgttaacaagcaactgctgaaagacaaaaaagggaGAGGCAGGAAAAATATAACAGGTTGATAACTATAGTCTAATGATGGGTAAAGCTGCTGATACGAGTTACAGTCAGAATTCAGTTTCCTATTAATTTcagggtcacactttatttggatggtctcctatagatgatctacaggcACTTTAattattaacacattttctgttgacACTCAGTTGATTATCAGTGACATTaatgttaggattaggtttggaaGTAAGTTTAGGCcctaaggttaaggttagggtcggGGCTAAGTTTAGGGGTAGATTTAATAGACTCTTTTTTGGTGCAACCTCAGGtttagttgcatttaatagatgtGTTAGTTTAATAGAGGTGTTAGTTTAAGATTCACTGAGTATCTATAAAGTATCTACGGTGGAGCATCcaaagaaagtgttaccaacttCAGGAGTATAAATTGCTTTCAGTTTGGAACGCAGCCTGTTGTCTGTTACTGTCTTTTATGCTCATGCAGTCAGAACCACAGCAAAGCTGGTAATGACACTGTAAAAGATGTAACGCTGTAACTGCTTTACAGGAAGATTGGTGTTCCTAGTTATCTGTGTAGTGTTGTAATTCCTAGTTAGTCCATCAAGATGATGATATTTAGTTCTTGACTTCTTAGATCCCTTATTTTAGGATTTAGGAAGTAACCTGTCTAAACCAAGAACTGTCTGTCTGAAAACAGAGTCCAGGCTGAATCCTGTCAGGTTAGATCAAATCACATGGATTTTAAATAGAATGTTTAAAAGGCTACCTGTCTGAGAGAATGTACTTCTAAGTGGAAATGTTTACACTTCATTTTGTGTATTCAAGCAAAACCTGTGGCGCTCATCAGT
This window encodes:
- the cdkn1cb gene encoding cyclin-dependent kinase inhibitor 1B translates to MSTAQFSSGSRSILGTLASSSSSSSRSFPLIRRDTPPPPHARVCRSLFGPVDHEELNREMKEKLHEIAERDQRRWNFNFGAGVPLPGEYEWEETPGETSPAFYQECVRVGKRSRAEKASQTPAQRPREEEKDFDSNRRESFRELRAGSSERTAPEKSSGSRTLAGRLTCRGVLRKRPSSALNTTLITDFYVKRRNSGGTTRCERISRKSLPPAAEDQTPRKRIR